In Actinomycetota bacterium, the genomic window TGCCTGCGACTAGCTTGGATTAAGAACTCCTTGCGAAGTTCCGCAACCACAGACCCAGACGGCTTTCGCCATGGCTAAGTATAGGCCCCGGGGTCCGGTGCATACGAGCGCGCGGCACTGAGAACAGTCACCCGGCGGGCACCCGCCTTCTTCAGCGCCCGGGCCGCCTCGGAAGCGGTCGACCCGGTGGTGAAGACGTCGTCCACCACCAGCACCTCGGCCGGCGGGCACAAACTGGAGCGGAAGGCGCCGGCCAGGTTCGTGCGCCGGGCAGCCGGGTCCAGCTTCATCTGCGGAGCCGTCCGGCGCACCCTGC contains:
- a CDS encoding ComF family protein produces the protein RVRRTAPQMKLDPAARRTNLAGAFRSSLCPPAEVLVVDDVFTTGSTASEAARALKKAGARRVTVLSAARSYAPDPGAYT